From one Notolabrus celidotus isolate fNotCel1 chromosome 2, fNotCel1.pri, whole genome shotgun sequence genomic stretch:
- the foxq2 gene encoding forkhead box Q2 isoform X2 — MTMEDRSSRNGGRERLGLSFTIDYLLFNKGVKGSREEATVEETANNMLSDQSPRPKEVGNRAETPEKRQQRTETETEHRKVKEEEGAEEQQKEGEEEVTTTTSSSLEKSADKPNQSYIALISKAILESEQKKLLLCDIYQWIMDHYPYFKSKDKNWRNSVRHNLSLNDCFIKAGRSDNGKGHFWAIHPSNYQDFSNGDYHCRRARRRVRRVAGQLPLPSLPSPYHPAFTRPHRTTCWCCPQAQSIPLSCLAPRLYWPWSSVQPQVGLHPGLRASVP; from the exons ATGACAATGGAGGATAGAAGCAGCCGCAACGGTGGCAGAGAGAGACTTGGACTGAGTTTTACGATCGACTACCTTTTGTTCAATAAAGGAGTCAAAGGTTCAAGAGAAGAGGCGACAGTTGAAGAGACAGCAAACAACATGCTAAGTGATCAGAGTCCCAGACCTAAAGAAGTGGGGAACCGTGCCGAGACACCAGAGAAACGGCAACAGCGGACCGAAACAGAGACGGAACATagaaaagtcaaagaagaggagggggctgAAGAACAacagaaggagggggaggaggaagtgaCCACCACCACATCGTCCAGTCTTGAGAAGTCTGCGGACAAACCCAACCAGTCGTACATCGCGCTCATCTCCAAAGCAATCCTGGAGTCAGAGCAGAAGAAACTGTTGCTTTGTGACATCTACCAATGGATCATGGACCATTACCCATACTTCAAGAGTAAG GATAAAAACTGGAGGAACAGCGTACGCCACAACTTGTCCCTGAACGATTGCTTCATCAAAGCAGGTCGCAGTGACAACGGGAAAGGCCACTTCTGGGCGATCCATCCGTCGAACTACCAGGACTTTTCAAACGGGGACTACCACTGCCGGAGGGCAAGGCGGAGGGTGCGCAGGGTGGCCGGACagcttcctcttccctctcttccttcccCATACCACCCTGCCTTCACCCGACCTCACAGAACAACCTGTTGGTGCTGCCCCCAAGCCCAATCGATCCCTCTGTCCTGCTTGGCACCAAGACTCTACTGGCCATGGTCCAGTGTACAGCCTCAGGTGGGGCTCCACCCTGGCCTAAGGGCCTCCGTACCCTGA
- the foxq2 gene encoding forkhead box Q2 isoform X1, with protein sequence MKGPALQYSHAVKLGPKVLGRLLGEKLSSYHLILFKRQFGTKRTLLMSRSYLNSEMTMEDRSSRNGGRERLGLSFTIDYLLFNKGVKGSREEATVEETANNMLSDQSPRPKEVGNRAETPEKRQQRTETETEHRKVKEEEGAEEQQKEGEEEVTTTTSSSLEKSADKPNQSYIALISKAILESEQKKLLLCDIYQWIMDHYPYFKSKDKNWRNSVRHNLSLNDCFIKAGRSDNGKGHFWAIHPSNYQDFSNGDYHCRRARRRVRRVAGQLPLPSLPSPYHPAFTRPHRTTCWCCPQAQSIPLSCLAPRLYWPWSSVQPQVGLHPGLRASVP encoded by the exons ATGAAGGGTCCTGCTCTTCAATATAGTCATGCTGTGAAACTTGGGCCAAAAGTTCTTGGAAGACTTTTGGGAGAGAAACTTTCTTCTTATCACCTGATACTTTTTAAACGGCAGTTTGGAACTAAGAGAACCTTGCTAATGAGTCGAAGTTACCTTAATTCAGAGATGACAATGGAGGATAGAAGCAGCCGCAACGGTGGCAGAGAGAGACTTGGACTGAGTTTTACGATCGACTACCTTTTGTTCAATAAAGGAGTCAAAGGTTCAAGAGAAGAGGCGACAGTTGAAGAGACAGCAAACAACATGCTAAGTGATCAGAGTCCCAGACCTAAAGAAGTGGGGAACCGTGCCGAGACACCAGAGAAACGGCAACAGCGGACCGAAACAGAGACGGAACATagaaaagtcaaagaagaggagggggctgAAGAACAacagaaggagggggaggaggaagtgaCCACCACCACATCGTCCAGTCTTGAGAAGTCTGCGGACAAACCCAACCAGTCGTACATCGCGCTCATCTCCAAAGCAATCCTGGAGTCAGAGCAGAAGAAACTGTTGCTTTGTGACATCTACCAATGGATCATGGACCATTACCCATACTTCAAGAGTAAG GATAAAAACTGGAGGAACAGCGTACGCCACAACTTGTCCCTGAACGATTGCTTCATCAAAGCAGGTCGCAGTGACAACGGGAAAGGCCACTTCTGGGCGATCCATCCGTCGAACTACCAGGACTTTTCAAACGGGGACTACCACTGCCGGAGGGCAAGGCGGAGGGTGCGCAGGGTGGCCGGACagcttcctcttccctctcttccttcccCATACCACCCTGCCTTCACCCGACCTCACAGAACAACCTGTTGGTGCTGCCCCCAAGCCCAATCGATCCCTCTGTCCTGCTTGGCACCAAGACTCTACTGGCCATGGTCCAGTGTACAGCCTCAGGTGGGGCTCCACCCTGGCCTAAGGGCCTCCGTACCCTGA
- the foxq2 gene encoding forkhead box Q2 isoform X3 — MLSDQSPRPKEVGNRAETPEKRQQRTETETEHRKVKEEEGAEEQQKEGEEEVTTTTSSSLEKSADKPNQSYIALISKAILESEQKKLLLCDIYQWIMDHYPYFKSKDKNWRNSVRHNLSLNDCFIKAGRSDNGKGHFWAIHPSNYQDFSNGDYHCRRARRRVRRVAGQLPLPSLPSPYHPAFTRPHRTTCWCCPQAQSIPLSCLAPRLYWPWSSVQPQVGLHPGLRASVP, encoded by the exons ATGCTAAGTGATCAGAGTCCCAGACCTAAAGAAGTGGGGAACCGTGCCGAGACACCAGAGAAACGGCAACAGCGGACCGAAACAGAGACGGAACATagaaaagtcaaagaagaggagggggctgAAGAACAacagaaggagggggaggaggaagtgaCCACCACCACATCGTCCAGTCTTGAGAAGTCTGCGGACAAACCCAACCAGTCGTACATCGCGCTCATCTCCAAAGCAATCCTGGAGTCAGAGCAGAAGAAACTGTTGCTTTGTGACATCTACCAATGGATCATGGACCATTACCCATACTTCAAGAGTAAG GATAAAAACTGGAGGAACAGCGTACGCCACAACTTGTCCCTGAACGATTGCTTCATCAAAGCAGGTCGCAGTGACAACGGGAAAGGCCACTTCTGGGCGATCCATCCGTCGAACTACCAGGACTTTTCAAACGGGGACTACCACTGCCGGAGGGCAAGGCGGAGGGTGCGCAGGGTGGCCGGACagcttcctcttccctctcttccttcccCATACCACCCTGCCTTCACCCGACCTCACAGAACAACCTGTTGGTGCTGCCCCCAAGCCCAATCGATCCCTCTGTCCTGCTTGGCACCAAGACTCTACTGGCCATGGTCCAGTGTACAGCCTCAGGTGGGGCTCCACCCTGGCCTAAGGGCCTCCGTACCCTGA
- the pias4a gene encoding E3 SUMO-protein ligase PIAS4-A, whose product MTDSAFHWWKTSRRPGLSRYCCTKMAAELVEAMNMVKSFRVSDLQTLLASMGRSKSGLKQDLVGRALRLVQTEYSPELLKNVRQLYESRFPKTPGWLAARRPESIPVAYSSLSPSPNATSQGADYLNGISKPIPAPAAEVKLVPLPFYQTLETLLPPTELIAQNNEKLQDSQCIFDLTPNQADQIRNASELRPGIRSIQVVLRICYTDSIGVQEDQYPPNIAVKVNQSYCHVPGYYPSNKPGVEPRRPCRPVNITPWLHLSNVTNRVTVTWGNFGKRYSVAVYLVRVFTASDLFSQLKLCSVESAERCRERIQDKLRFDPESEIATTGLRVSLICPLVKMRLGVPCRVLTCAHLQCFDAVFFLQMNEKKPTWTCPVCDKPAPFELLTIDGLLSEILKETSEDIEEIEYLTDGSWRPIRDDKERDRERERSSSPEYPVVDICIPEANGHSPAHSSTSLTGKSGSGSVGMGGAAGGPGVAPGGGAVVDLTLDSSSEEEGGGAGGDSEDTEDSADSPAQKRGRYNYDKDLVTAY is encoded by the exons ATGACGGACTCTGCGTTTCATTGGTGGAAGACTAGCCGTCGTCCAGGACTCTCGCGGTACTGCTGCACGAAGATGGCGGCCGAACTGGTGGAAGCGATG AACATGGTCAAAAGTTTCCGGGTCTCAGACCTGCAGACGCTGCTGGCCTCGATGGGCCGCAGCAAAAGTGGGCTGAAACAGGACCTGGTGGGGCGCGCGCTGAGGCTAGTGCAGACCGAATACAGCCCAGAGCTTCTGAAGAACGTCCGACAGCTCTATGAGTCGCGGTTCCCCAAAACACCTGGCTGGCTTGCAGCACGGCGCCCAGAGAGCATCCCAGTCGCCTACTCATCCCTCAGCCCCTCCCCCAACGCCACCTCTCAGGGCGCAGACTACCTCAACGGCATTTCCAAACCCATACCCGCACCTGCAGCAGAGGTCAAGCTTGTTCCGCTGCCCTTCTACCAAACTTTGGAGACACTGCTGCCACCAACAGAGCTAA TTGCCCAGAACAATGAAAAACTGCAGGACAGTCAGTGCATATTTGACTTAACACCAAACCAAGCAGACCAGATCCGAAATGCAAG TGAGCTTCGCCCTGGAATCAGATCAATCCAGGTGGTTCTTAG aaTCTGTTACACAGACTCCATCGGTGTTCAGGAAGACCAGTATCCTCCAAACATTGCTGTCAAAGTCAACCAGTCCTACTGTCACGTGCCG ggcTATTACCCTTCTAATAAGCCTGGCGTTGAACCCCGCCGTCCTTGTCGTCCTGTCAACATCACTCCCTGGTTGCATCTCTCAAATGTCACCAACAGAGTCACTGTCACCTGGGGCAACTTCGGCAAG aggtATTCTGTGGCTGTGTATTTAGTGAGAGTTTTCACTGCGTCAGACCTCTTCAGCCAACTCAaactctgctctgttgagagtgCAGAGCGCTGTCGTGAACGTA TCCAAGACAAACTACGCTTTGACCCAGAGAGTGAAATTGCAACCACAGGCCTCCGGGTTTCTCTCATCTGTCCA CTGGTGAAGATGCGGCTCGGCGTGCCGTGTCGAGTTCTAACTTGTGCCCACCTTCAGTGTTTCGACGCAGTCTTCTTCCTGCAGATGAACGAGAAGAAGCCCACATGGACTTGCCCCGTCTGTGACAAGCCCGCTCCCTTTGAGCTGCTTACTATCGACGG gctgCTATCTGAGATTCTCAAAGAGACAAGTGAAGACATCGAGGAGATTGAGTACTTAACCGATGGCTCGTGGCGACCCATCAGAGACGACAAGGagagggacagggaaagagaacgCAGCAGCTCGCCAGAGTATCCTGTTGTTGATATAT GCATTCCCGAAGCAAACGGTCACTCGCCGGCCCACAGCAGCACCAGCCTGACAGGCAAATCCGGAAGCGGATCAGTGGGGAtgggaggagctgcaggaggaccTGGTGTGGCACCAGGAGGAGGTGCGGTGGTAGATCTGACTCTTGACTCCTCCTCTGAGGAGGAAGGGGGCGGGGCAGGGGGAGACAGTGAGGACACTGAGGACAGCGCCGACAGTCCCGCCCAAAAGAGGGGCCGATACAACTATGACAAGGACCTGGTCACTGCCTACTGA